From the Pediococcus acidilactici genome, the window GGGCAATTGCTTCGAATAACGTCGATTTTCCCGAGCCATTTTCACCAGTAAGCAAAATTAAGTGTTGCTTGGGGAAGGACGTTTGGACGGCTTGAAGTAGATACCGGCCCCCGTTTTCGATCCCAAAATCTTGTAACTTCAGGATTGCAGCGGCGTTTGCGCTAGGAATCGGGAACGTCGTGCGAGTGGATAACTGGTAACGCGCAAAAATCGGTTGTGGATCGGTAATTAAGCTAACTTGTTGGTGATCAAGTTGGTATAAGTGATCGCAAATTTCCGCGTAGTCGTTGAGATCGTGGTCGGCAATTAAAATCGTCTTGCCTTCTTGGATCTGTAGCTGTTTTAGAAGCTTGATGAGGGCTTTGCGAGATTTTAGGTCAACGTTGGCAAATGGCTCATCAAGTAAAATTAAATCGCTGCCGGTTGCCAAAGTAATCGCGAGGGCGACTTTTTGCAGTTCTCCGCCAGAAAGGGTGGCGAGTTGCCGGTGGCGCAAGTGAGCAATCCCCACTTGACTAAGCGCTTGGGTAATTAAATCGTCAATTTCATCAGCGGGAATAGCCAAGTTTTCCAAGGTGAAGATGAATTCCTTTTCGACTTGGTTCATGGCAAATTGTTCCCGTGGATTTTGAAAGAGCAACGCCAATTTTTGGGTCAGCTCCGCGGGTTGCCAAGCGGGAACGTCCTTTCCTTCCAGTTTGACGGTTCCTTGGATAATTGTTCCCGCAAAGTGAGGGTACAGCCCCGCAATAATCCGTAGCAGGGTAGATTTTCCGCCACCCGACGGACCGTACAAAACGTTAAAACTGCCAGTAGTTAAGTGAAAATTAAGTTGTTTAAGAATCGGCTGAGTTGCTTGCCGATATTTGAAAGTTAAATTATCAATTGTGACTTTTTCCATAGTTGGGTTCCTTACTTCCGCCGCATAATGCCCGAACGGTCTACCAGTCGGTTAATCCAGGCAACTAAAACACCACAGAAGAATCCAATTGAAATAAACCGAGCGATAAATAAAATAATTAGAAAACTTGGACGGTAAGCGGCGTAACCTTCTTGGGCAAGACTCCAGCCGAAGGTAATGATGGTGCTAGTGACGGTTGACAAAAATAAGGCCAGTTTGTCGTAATGGCGGTAGCCAGTGAAGGTGAAGCCAAGTTCGTTCCCGATTCCTTGAACGAGTCCGGAAAGAATTGCACTAGCCCCAAACTGGCCGCCCAAAAGCATTTCAACCAGACCGCCTAAGGTTTCCGCGATGATACTGGCACCAATTTTATGAGTAAGCATGATTCCTAAAGGTCCGGCAATCATCCACAGTCCGAGCAACAAGTCGTTAGCTAACGGGCCGAGACCAATTGCGGCCAACCCCGCTGTTAAAAGGCTGTACGATAAGTTGGTGGCAAAAAAAATCACCCCACAAAAAATCGCGATTAACACAATAAAAACTACGTCTCGTAACGAGTAATTCCAGTTTGCTTTTTTAGTATTCATAACTAAAAAACCTCCTCAGTAAATTGATAAATTTACTTAGAAACAAGAAGCCAGAAAAATAGCCAGCTTTTCGGCAACGAAAAACTGGCTGTTATTATCCAATATCTCCCTACGCTAATACTAATTAGACCAGGTTCAATGGGTATTATCTCAGCCAAAACGGCACCCCAGCATTGTTGTTTTTAAGTTTTTACTATGAAGCAATCGTAGCATTTTGTAATCGGCTTGTAAAGCGGTTACTTGGCTGCAAATGGTCTACCTGAAAATTAGGGGAACAAATTGGTGAGATCGCGTTATTCTTAACGTTAGATATGACAGGGGACCTAACCGAAAAAATAACAGGGGCGATAGGTGGATTTGTGAAAACGATTGCAAATTGGTATTGGTAGGTTTATGCTTAGGTTGATAGGAAATGCGCCGAATAAAATAGGTTTAGGAGGCCAATGAAATGAGTAGACTAGACGGAAAAGTTGCGATTATTACTGGTGGAGTAAAAGGTTTTGGGCTAGCCTGTGCCAAACTTTTTGTTCGGGAAGGTGCAAAAGTGGTGATTACGGACGTTGACGTCGCGGGTGCGAGCGGTGCTTTGCAGGAAATTGGCGAAGATAAGGCCGTTTTCGTCAAACAAGACGTTGCGGTGGAAGATAATTGGGAACCCGTTTTTAGGACGGCAATTGATAAATTCGAGAAAGTAGATATTCTGGTTAATAATGCGGGAATTTTAGCCTTTGACGATGCTGAAAATATTGAACTTGACGAGTGGCATAAGATTTTGTCGGTCAACCTGGACGGCATCATGTTAGGAGTGAAGCATGGTATTCGGCACATGAAGGAAAAGGGGGGTTCGATTATCAACATGGCTTCGATTGCGGGCCTGATTGGGATTTCTAACCTGTACGCGTATAACGCCTCAAAAGGTGGGGTGCGTTTACTTACTAAATCAGCAGCATTGTACTGTGCGGAGAAACATTACCCAATCCGGATTAATTCGGTACATCCGGGATACGCCCACACCCCAATGGTGGATGCGTATCCTGAAATGCGAGCGGACTTGGAGAAACTACATCCGGTTGGCCGCCTAGGCACTGCGGAAGAAATTGCCAACATGGTGCTGTATCTAGCTTCTGACGAATCCTCCTTCTCGACTGGTTCGGAATTTGTGGTGGACGGCGGATACACGGCACAATAGTTTTAGCGCGCTATTCAATTTAATAATGGATTAATAAAACTGGTTCAAATAGGAGGTTAAGCCTATTTGGACCAGTTTTTTAGTGGTAGTAATATTAGTAATGAGTGGAGAAATATACGTGGGTGGGTAGTCAATTTAAAAAATAAATTTATAATGTGCTTCTTAGTCACAGCTATGGTCGTGAAGCAAAATTATTTTCCATGCTTTTGTGACGAAAAACAATTTAAATTTAAAAACCTGGTCCGCAACTAAACTGCGATGACCAGGTTTTTGATTGTTATTTTAAAATGCGTTACATACACCATATATAGTGGTTGATCGTTCGTTAAGCACATATATCTTGTGTTTTCAACCTTTATCTTTTTGCAAAATCGGAGTAATCTATGATGTGAAGAGAAACCAATCAAGCCAGTTTCGAATATCAAACAGCTTTAAATAAACAGAAAATAATAACGCTGTTTATTATAGCGAGAATTGAACGAGATTGGAATAAAAAATTAGAAAAGGACGGGTGGTTAAAATGATCAATTCGCAAGCAATCGCAACCGACGCTTGGACTGAATTACGTCAAAAACAAGTAGTTAAAGCAGATGGGGAAAGGATGCAATTTTACCCCTATAAAATCGCGCTGGTGGTTGATCAATTAACCACGGACGAGGTTGAACGGCAAAATATTACGCAAGCAATTTTAGAGCAGTTAACGCAAATGGCGTCGCCACTAACGGTAGAACAAATTCGGGCGGTTTTTAAAGCAATTCTTCATGATTATCAACGGGACGACTTGTGGGAAAAATATGCTGAATATCGGCAAGCCGATGAAGCCAAGTGGCAGACCGCAATTGACCCGCAAAATAAATTAAGCCAGTTATTTGATGGACAGGATACGGTAGTTCACGAAAATGCTAATAAAGATAGCAACATTTTCAGTACTCGGCGGGACTTAACGGCCGGAATGGTCGGCAAATCATTTGGGTTAACGATGATGCCGCAAACCGTAGCAAAGGCCCACTTGCGCGGCGACATTCATTTTCATGACTTGGACTATTCGCCGCTAACTTCAATGACCAACTGCTGTTTGATTGACTTCAAGAGTATGCTAGCGAATGGTTTTAAGATTGGAAATGCGGAAGTGGAGTCACCTAAGTCGATTCAAACGGCAACCGCCCAAATGTCGCAGATTATTGCGAACGTGGCATCGAGCCAATATGGAGGGTGTTCGTCAGACCGGACGGATGAAATGTTGGCGCCTTACGCAAAATTAAATTACGAAAAGCACTTGAAGGAAGCCGAAAAGTGGGTGCTCCCCGAACAACGGGAGGCCTTTGCTAAAGAAAAAACCAAGAAAGATATTTACGACGCAATGCAAGCGTTAGAGTACGAAGTTAACACGTTGTTTTCATCCAACGGACAAACGCCGTTTACCACGGTGGGATTTGGTCTGGGAACTTCGTGGATCGAACGGGAAATTCAAAAGGCGATCTTAAAAGTCCGCATTAAGGGGCTCGGTAAGCAGCACCGGACCGCAATTTTCCCGAAGTTGGTCTTTTCAATTAAGCGCGGGATAAATTTAAATCCGGAAGATCCCAACTACGATATCAAACAGTTGGCTGTAGAGTGCGCAACTAAGCGGATGTATCCCGACGTCTTAATGTACGACAAAATTGTGGAATTAACCGGGAACTTCAAGGCGCCCATGGGTTGCCGGAGCTTCTTACAAGCGTGGAAAAACGCCGATGGCGAAGAAGTTAATAGCGGCCGAATGAATTTAGGGGTCGTTACCGTCAACTTGCCACGGATTGCGATTGAAGCCCAGGGCGACCGGGAAGTCTTCTGGGAGATTATGGAAGACCGGGTGGCGTTGGCGAAAAAAGCCTTACTTTTCCGGATTAAACGTTGCCGGGATACCCAACCGCAAAACGCGCCGATTTTGTATAAGCACGGTGCCTTTGGGGTCCGCCTCAAGGACGGTGACGACGTGGACCAACTGTTTAACCACCGGCGGGCGACCATATCGTTAGGTTACATTGGATTGTACGAAGTGGGAACTGCCTTTTTCGGTCCA encodes:
- a CDS encoding energy-coupling factor ABC transporter ATP-binding protein, which gives rise to MEKVTIDNLTFKYRQATQPILKQLNFHLTTGSFNVLYGPSGGGKSTLLRIIAGLYPHFAGTIIQGTVKLEGKDVPAWQPAELTQKLALLFQNPREQFAMNQVEKEFIFTLENLAIPADEIDDLITQALSQVGIAHLRHRQLATLSGGELQKVALAITLATGSDLILLDEPFANVDLKSRKALIKLLKQLQIQEGKTILIADHDLNDYAEICDHLYQLDHQQVSLITDPQPIFARYQLSTRTTFPIPSANAAAILKLQDFGIENGGRYLLQAVQTSFPKQHLILLTGENGSGKSTLFEAIARLHPYQGKLFYDNRPLSQFNARTWAKTATVVFQDSEMQFLKMTVTEEIDLSLQHARAPQYWTADRIQDWLERLNLTGLQEQIVYQLSGGQKKKLQILTMLILGNPLVLLDEPLAGLDLASVRVVMQLIQKAAQVQKQTIVMISHQLTGLPEFFDYHLALTDHQLIYQEELNGFIS
- a CDS encoding ECF transporter S component, whose product is MNTKKANWNYSLRDVVFIVLIAIFCGVIFFATNLSYSLLTAGLAAIGLGPLANDLLLGLWMIAGPLGIMLTHKIGASIIAETLGGLVEMLLGGQFGASAILSGLVQGIGNELGFTFTGYRHYDKLALFLSTVTSTIITFGWSLAQEGYAAYRPSFLIILFIARFISIGFFCGVLVAWINRLVDRSGIMRRK
- the nrdD gene encoding anaerobic ribonucleoside-triphosphate reductase is translated as MINSQAIATDAWTELRQKQVVKADGERMQFYPYKIALVVDQLTTDEVERQNITQAILEQLTQMASPLTVEQIRAVFKAILHDYQRDDLWEKYAEYRQADEAKWQTAIDPQNKLSQLFDGQDTVVHENANKDSNIFSTRRDLTAGMVGKSFGLTMMPQTVAKAHLRGDIHFHDLDYSPLTSMTNCCLIDFKSMLANGFKIGNAEVESPKSIQTATAQMSQIIANVASSQYGGCSSDRTDEMLAPYAKLNYEKHLKEAEKWVLPEQREAFAKEKTKKDIYDAMQALEYEVNTLFSSNGQTPFTTVGFGLGTSWIEREIQKAILKVRIKGLGKQHRTAIFPKLVFSIKRGINLNPEDPNYDIKQLAVECATKRMYPDVLMYDKIVELTGNFKAPMGCRSFLQAWKNADGEEVNSGRMNLGVVTVNLPRIAIEAQGDREVFWEIMEDRVALAKKALLFRIKRCRDTQPQNAPILYKHGAFGVRLKDGDDVDQLFNHRRATISLGYIGLYEVGTAFFGPDWEDNQEAHDFTVSIVKYLYEQCLAWEKEYGYHFSVYSTPAESLTDTFCEDDIEKFGKIKDITDKEYYTNSFHYDVRKNPTPFEKLTFEEEYPKYAAGGFIHYCEYPNLKQNPAALEAVWTWAYDHVGYLGTNASIDHCYKCGFDGDFKPTARGFECPQCGNRDPKTCDVVKRTCGYLGNPMIRPMVHGRHKEISSRVKNME
- a CDS encoding glucose 1-dehydrogenase, with product MSRLDGKVAIITGGVKGFGLACAKLFVREGAKVVITDVDVAGASGALQEIGEDKAVFVKQDVAVEDNWEPVFRTAIDKFEKVDILVNNAGILAFDDAENIELDEWHKILSVNLDGIMLGVKHGIRHMKEKGGSIINMASIAGLIGISNLYAYNASKGGVRLLTKSAALYCAEKHYPIRINSVHPGYAHTPMVDAYPEMRADLEKLHPVGRLGTAEEIANMVLYLASDESSFSTGSEFVVDGGYTAQ